One Bacteroidota bacterium DNA window includes the following coding sequences:
- a CDS encoding efflux RND transporter permease subunit, with amino-acid sequence MSIQRPVFATVMSVTILLFGIIGFIRLPVREYPDIDPPIISVVTLYRGASPNVVETQITNVLEEQFATLEGVKTLTSSSREQGSVITIEFELNRKVDEAANDVRDRVSRVRGNLPREIDDPIISKVDANAQAIVWLALFSDTHNGLELTDVADRVLKEKIQRFAGVGSVIIGGERRYAMRVWLDPLRLASHGLTTQDVEAAIRGENAEIPGGRVEGNEREFAVRTRGELTTPEEFGAIIVSQKANDLVRLRDVAEVTVGAADERTVARYNGKSAVGLGIVKQSKASTVDVAATVRASLPELAKLLPDGMQLDVAYDSSTFINESIDEVQQTLGIALCLVVLVVLTFLKSLRATTIPTLAIPISIIGALAVAYFAGFTINILTLLALVLAIGLVVDDAIVVLENIYRHMELGKSRMQAAFDGSNEIGFAVVATTISLVAVFVPLAFLTGSVGRLFNEFGISLAVAVLISGFVALTLTPMLSSKLLKPLHGTGTGWASRSFDRFFEGLNRVYDRLLRGAIRHPGMMLVVAAVAVVASLFLFRMLPSELVPTEDRGAAFGVVIAPEGATLEYTDRYMKEVERRLLAVPEHRALFTAIGLGFGGPGNVTNGFLFLPLKPRNERGKSQQQIVQELFPALISIPGVLAFVINPPSIAASFSSTPIEYVLQADSYDELNKAVGVMMGEASKLGYLVNVNTDLHLNKPQLDVNIDRERASGLGASVADIGSTLETLLGGRVVTNFKRGTKQYDVILQMKASARSRPDVINDLYIRGAGGLVQLANVVKVDETLAPKELNHYNRIRSATITASLLPGKTIGEGLDDLDRIAREKLPGTIKREYSGESLEFKSSSSGLYLMFLLAVVFIYLVLSAQFESFVHPFTILLSVPLAVFGALLTLFLFGQSLNIYSQIGLIMLVGLVTKNSILIVEFSNQLRAGGKSAVDAVIEASTIRLRPILMTSFATIFGVLPIAIGLGAGAESRRPLGLAVVGGLFFSTFLTLVLVPVVYTLLAKFAKVSNAEGAEDQAPVEEHAKSPELV; translated from the coding sequence ATGTCCATACAACGCCCGGTGTTCGCAACCGTCATGAGCGTGACGATCCTGCTCTTCGGCATCATCGGTTTTATCCGCCTGCCTGTCAGGGAATACCCCGACATCGATCCGCCTATTATCTCGGTTGTCACCCTTTACCGGGGAGCCAGCCCGAATGTCGTCGAGACACAAATTACGAACGTGCTGGAGGAACAGTTCGCGACGCTTGAAGGAGTGAAGACGCTGACATCCTCAAGCCGGGAGCAGGGTTCGGTTATCACAATTGAGTTTGAGCTGAACCGGAAGGTGGATGAAGCCGCGAATGATGTCCGCGACCGTGTTTCGCGCGTGCGTGGCAACCTTCCGCGTGAAATCGACGACCCGATTATTTCGAAGGTGGATGCCAACGCGCAAGCCATCGTCTGGCTGGCGCTCTTCAGTGACACCCATAACGGCCTGGAGTTGACCGACGTTGCGGACCGCGTTCTGAAGGAAAAAATCCAGCGGTTTGCGGGAGTCGGTTCGGTGATCATCGGGGGTGAACGGCGGTATGCAATGCGCGTTTGGCTGGATCCGTTGAGATTGGCGTCGCACGGCCTCACGACCCAGGATGTCGAAGCGGCGATCAGGGGAGAGAACGCGGAAATCCCCGGGGGAAGAGTGGAGGGGAATGAGCGGGAATTTGCAGTCCGCACCCGGGGAGAGCTTACCACACCCGAGGAATTCGGTGCGATCATCGTTTCGCAGAAGGCAAACGACCTGGTGCGGTTGCGCGATGTGGCTGAGGTGACGGTCGGCGCCGCCGACGAGCGAACCGTGGCCCGATACAACGGGAAATCGGCCGTCGGCCTCGGGATCGTCAAACAGTCGAAGGCGAGCACGGTGGATGTTGCGGCGACCGTGCGGGCATCCCTGCCCGAACTGGCAAAGCTCCTCCCGGATGGCATGCAACTCGACGTTGCCTACGACTCATCCACCTTCATCAATGAATCCATCGATGAAGTGCAACAGACACTCGGCATCGCCTTGTGTCTCGTGGTCCTTGTCGTGCTGACATTCCTGAAGAGTCTGAGGGCGACCACGATCCCGACGCTGGCAATTCCCATCTCCATCATCGGCGCCCTCGCTGTCGCATACTTCGCGGGGTTTACGATCAATATTCTGACCCTTCTGGCGCTGGTGCTCGCGATCGGGTTGGTGGTTGACGATGCGATCGTGGTACTCGAAAACATTTACCGCCATATGGAATTGGGGAAGAGCCGTATGCAGGCGGCGTTCGACGGCAGCAATGAGATCGGATTTGCCGTCGTGGCGACCACCATTTCGCTCGTTGCCGTCTTCGTGCCCCTCGCGTTTCTGACGGGTTCGGTCGGACGTCTCTTCAACGAGTTTGGCATTTCCCTTGCCGTGGCGGTGCTCATCTCCGGATTTGTCGCGTTGACCCTTACCCCGATGCTCAGCTCCAAACTCCTGAAACCTCTTCACGGCACGGGTACAGGATGGGCATCCCGTTCGTTCGACAGATTTTTTGAAGGGTTGAACCGGGTCTACGACCGTCTCTTGAGGGGGGCGATCCGGCATCCGGGCATGATGCTGGTTGTCGCCGCGGTTGCAGTCGTTGCGAGTTTATTCCTCTTCAGGATGCTCCCCAGCGAGCTGGTACCGACCGAGGACCGCGGAGCCGCGTTCGGAGTCGTTATCGCCCCGGAAGGAGCAACACTCGAATATACCGATCGTTACATGAAGGAAGTGGAGCGTCGCCTGCTCGCCGTTCCCGAGCATCGTGCGCTCTTCACTGCTATCGGGCTTGGATTTGGCGGGCCCGGTAACGTGACAAATGGATTTCTCTTCCTTCCCCTGAAACCCCGAAACGAACGGGGAAAATCCCAGCAGCAAATAGTCCAGGAGCTCTTTCCCGCACTCATCTCCATCCCCGGAGTCCTGGCGTTTGTCATAAACCCACCCAGCATCGCCGCTTCATTCAGTTCGACCCCGATAGAGTATGTGCTGCAGGCGGATAGTTATGACGAATTGAACAAGGCTGTCGGCGTGATGATGGGGGAAGCGTCAAAGCTCGGGTACCTGGTGAATGTGAACACTGATTTGCATCTCAACAAGCCCCAGTTGGATGTGAATATCGACCGCGAGCGCGCCTCCGGGCTTGGGGCATCCGTTGCGGATATAGGTTCCACCCTGGAGACTCTGCTGGGCGGACGCGTCGTCACGAATTTCAAGCGGGGGACCAAGCAATACGACGTGATACTTCAAATGAAGGCCTCCGCGCGATCCAGACCCGACGTCATAAACGATCTCTACATCCGCGGCGCGGGAGGGTTGGTGCAGCTCGCAAATGTCGTGAAGGTGGATGAAACCCTCGCACCGAAGGAATTAAACCACTACAACCGCATCAGATCTGCAACCATCACCGCGAGCCTGCTCCCGGGCAAAACCATCGGGGAGGGGCTCGACGACCTGGACCGGATCGCGCGCGAGAAACTCCCGGGCACGATTAAACGGGAATACTCGGGAGAGTCTCTGGAATTCAAGTCCTCCAGCTCCGGCCTGTACCTCATGTTCCTTCTCGCGGTGGTCTTCATTTATCTTGTCCTCTCCGCCCAGTTCGAGAGTTTTGTTCATCCCTTCACCATCCTCCTTTCCGTCCCGTTGGCGGTGTTCGGAGCGCTTCTGACTCTCTTTCTCTTCGGCCAGAGTTTGAATATCTATTCACAAATCGGCCTGATCATGCTGGTCGGATTGGTTACAAAGAACTCCATCCTGATTGTCGAGTTCTCGAATCAATTGCGCGCCGGGGGAAAATCAGCCGTTGACGCAGTGATTGAGGCTTCGACGATCCGTCTCAGGCCGATTCTGATGACCTCCTTTGCCACGATCTTCGGTGTGCTTCCGATCGCGATCGGCCTCGGCGCCGGTGCGGAGTCGCGCCGTCCGCTGGGCCTGGCCGTCGTCGGCGGGCTCTTCTTCTCGACCTTCCTGACGCTTGTCCTCGTGCCTGTCGTCTATACGCTCCTGGCAAAATTCGCCAAAGTTTCCAACGCAGAAGGAGCAGAAGACCAGGCGCCGGTCGAAGAACACGCGAAATCGCCGGAGCTCGTGTAG
- a CDS encoding efflux RND transporter periplasmic adaptor subunit produces MPPMPVEVSPVNVQKVEDRFEAVGTIEASEAISVVSEIDGAVLSIPFHEGEVIAKGGLIVRLDDAQLAAELSRAEALRSQAQASYDRVKAVVEQKAGAPQDLDDAAASLKVAEANLSLARARFAKTRITAPFDGIIGARKVSVGTFLRAGQTITDLANIDRIRINFSSPERFVSTLTRGAEVTVSTIAFAGYALKGKIIVVEPVLEAGTRSARIVAEVANPGRKFRPGMSANVSVVLSSRPGAVTIPSEAVFGSGDQSFVFVVKSDSSVARVALKLGTRLTNVVEVLDGLKPGMTVVRAGHQKLFEGARVMPVSTAGPDTSKSSPAKSQG; encoded by the coding sequence ATGCCGCCAATGCCGGTGGAGGTGTCTCCGGTGAATGTTCAGAAGGTTGAGGACCGCTTCGAAGCGGTCGGTACGATCGAGGCCAGCGAAGCAATCAGTGTCGTTTCCGAGATTGACGGGGCCGTGCTCAGTATCCCGTTTCATGAAGGCGAGGTCATCGCGAAGGGAGGCCTGATTGTCCGTCTGGATGATGCTCAACTTGCCGCGGAACTATCCCGCGCCGAAGCACTGCGATCGCAGGCCCAGGCGAGCTATGACCGTGTTAAGGCGGTGGTCGAACAAAAGGCGGGAGCACCCCAGGATTTGGACGATGCCGCGGCGAGCCTGAAAGTCGCCGAGGCCAATCTCTCTCTTGCCAGGGCCAGATTTGCGAAGACCAGGATCACTGCACCGTTCGACGGAATAATTGGAGCTCGCAAGGTGAGCGTAGGCACCTTCCTGAGGGCCGGTCAGACGATCACGGACCTGGCAAATATTGACCGGATCCGGATAAATTTTTCCTCTCCGGAACGGTTTGTTTCGACGCTAACCCGCGGGGCCGAAGTCACCGTTTCGACGATCGCTTTCGCCGGGTACGCCTTAAAGGGGAAGATCATTGTCGTCGAACCCGTCCTCGAGGCAGGCACTCGGAGCGCCCGGATTGTGGCCGAGGTCGCGAATCCCGGCAGAAAGTTCCGACCCGGCATGTCCGCCAACGTCTCTGTGGTCCTGAGCTCGCGGCCCGGCGCAGTGACGATACCGAGCGAAGCGGTCTTCGGGAGCGGGGATCAATCGTTCGTTTTTGTTGTTAAGTCCGATAGCAGTGTCGCCCGGGTCGCCCTCAAGCTCGGGACCCGTCTCACGAACGTGGTGGAGGTCCTCGACGGGCTCAAACCGGGGATGACTGTTGTCCGGGCGGGCCACCAGAAACTGTTCGAAGGGGCCAGGGTCATGCCCGTCAGCACCGCCGGTCCCGACACTTCCAAATCAAGTCCCGCAAAAAGCCAGGGATAG
- a CDS encoding TolC family protein: protein MFRKLIFSLAFAALAGSTGAVYGQTTTLNPDSVLQVILAGIEGTHLPLKDAIRQGLANATSVRRAEAAFQAAQGTVRRESGVFDPELFLNVYYEDDNIPTSSFFAGANVLMNEQTTSQGGLRWTLPIGTRLEASLSTVRLNTNSTFAFLNPQYTAFGSINLRQPLLGGFSASGRKQLSKAEQEMQAAQGRRDQQVLGLSSDVERMYWDLYAAERDYAVRKLTRDQGEVFLQETQLRAKAGLIGPNQVANARTFLAEQKILLLDQEEQLDRLSDQLASKIGARPDAGTLRFVTSDEPPADFQVDSVDALVERARQNNLDLQAAKADVEANRSLADAAGWEFLPKVDLVGSLGGNGLAGTAQDVIFNGDTLRTTVGGGFGDAVSQATGRDFKTWSVGVEVRIPIGFRSGLGEKDRLQAEVSVSEQRYIEVSRSLEEQVRMSYRELIHGKDRLSAAKDGVDAAGEQARIGLIEFRNGRSTAFELVRLGADFAAAQQRYSAAMVRTAKAATTLRQLTSGSYTGTTTK, encoded by the coding sequence ATGTTCAGAAAATTAATATTCAGTCTTGCGTTTGCCGCACTGGCCGGTTCGACCGGGGCCGTGTACGGCCAGACGACGACGTTGAATCCAGACAGCGTCCTCCAGGTAATACTCGCCGGAATCGAGGGAACCCACCTTCCCCTGAAAGATGCGATCCGCCAGGGCCTCGCCAACGCGACATCGGTCCGGAGGGCAGAGGCCGCGTTTCAGGCCGCCCAGGGAACAGTCAGGAGGGAGAGCGGCGTATTCGATCCCGAACTGTTCCTCAACGTGTACTACGAGGACGACAATATTCCGACCTCCTCGTTCTTTGCCGGCGCCAATGTCTTGATGAACGAGCAAACAACCTCTCAGGGCGGGCTGAGGTGGACTCTCCCGATAGGCACGCGCCTTGAAGCATCGCTCAGCACCGTGCGGCTGAACACCAATTCGACATTTGCCTTCCTGAACCCGCAGTATACCGCGTTCGGGAGCATCAACCTCCGGCAACCCCTTCTGGGGGGATTCAGCGCTTCGGGCCGCAAACAGCTTTCGAAGGCGGAACAGGAGATGCAGGCGGCGCAGGGCCGGCGCGATCAGCAGGTGCTTGGATTGAGTTCCGACGTGGAGCGGATGTATTGGGATCTCTACGCGGCCGAGCGGGATTACGCAGTCCGCAAGCTCACCCGCGATCAGGGGGAGGTATTCTTGCAGGAAACGCAGCTCCGCGCGAAGGCGGGTCTCATCGGTCCAAACCAGGTGGCAAACGCCCGCACGTTCCTGGCGGAGCAGAAGATCCTGCTTCTCGACCAGGAGGAGCAGCTTGACCGGCTCTCCGACCAGCTTGCCTCAAAAATCGGAGCGAGGCCCGATGCGGGGACGCTACGCTTCGTCACCAGCGATGAACCGCCGGCTGATTTCCAGGTCGATTCCGTCGACGCACTGGTTGAGCGCGCCCGGCAGAATAACCTCGACCTGCAGGCGGCGAAGGCCGACGTTGAAGCGAATCGCTCTCTGGCGGACGCCGCCGGATGGGAATTCCTCCCGAAGGTTGATCTGGTCGGCTCGCTCGGGGGAAACGGGCTTGCCGGAACGGCCCAGGATGTCATATTTAACGGTGATACATTGCGCACGACTGTGGGAGGAGGATTCGGAGACGCGGTCAGTCAGGCCACCGGCCGTGATTTCAAAACGTGGAGCGTAGGCGTGGAAGTCAGGATCCCCATCGGGTTTCGAAGCGGGCTCGGTGAGAAGGACCGCCTCCAGGCGGAGGTGAGCGTCTCGGAGCAGCGGTACATTGAAGTCTCCCGGTCGCTTGAGGAGCAGGTGCGCATGAGCTACAGGGAGCTCATTCATGGAAAGGACCGCCTTTCGGCTGCGAAGGACGGTGTCGATGCCGCTGGGGAGCAGGCACGGATCGGCCTGATCGAATTCCGTAACGGGCGGTCGACAGCCTTCGAGCTGGTTCGTCTGGGCGCCGATTTCGCCGCGGCCCAGCAACGCTACTCTGCGGCTATGGTCCGGACCGCGAAGGCCGCCACGACTCTAAGGCAATTAACATCCGGATCGTACACGGGGACAACCACCAAGTGA
- a CDS encoding sigma-54 dependent transcriptional regulator has protein sequence MKQKSKPEKDVRIASKILIVDDEDSSREMSSRVLNKLAVQIQEAVDGAAAINSLNKTSFDLVLLDLGLPRVSGMEVLEYVTSHARLTPVIILTGSNDVRNAVEAMKRGAYDYLKKPFNNDELLVVVRRALEFRSLKVSADIAGRSEGFSNASERMAGVSRAWLETLEKARRFAASDFLIFLYGETGSGKEVLARFIHENSARSDRPFVGVDCGIIPENLVESELFGHVKGAFTGADTTKEGLVELARGGTLFVDEIGHIDLKFQQKLLKFIETKTFRRVGDTAERTADVRIVTATNKNLPDEVEAGSFRADLWYRLNVMKLDIPPLRDRPGDVRAIAQLFLRKHSQKYPGKFFAVDALRTLESYPWPGNIRELQSAVQRGVVVSKADRIEAEDLGIDPARPPGRSARSSSGDSLLSMKEAEKLHLSNVLRATGWNITRAATVLKIGRTTLHAKLKEYGLKPQT, from the coding sequence ATGAAACAGAAATCCAAACCCGAAAAGGACGTGCGGATCGCGTCGAAGATCCTCATCGTCGACGACGAGGACTCGTCGCGTGAGATGAGTTCCCGCGTCCTGAACAAGCTTGCGGTCCAGATTCAGGAAGCCGTTGACGGCGCCGCGGCCATCAACAGCCTCAACAAAACATCCTTCGATCTCGTGCTCCTCGACCTGGGGCTGCCGCGGGTCAGCGGCATGGAGGTGCTCGAGTACGTCACATCGCACGCCCGCCTGACCCCGGTGATCATCCTTACCGGTTCGAACGACGTGCGGAATGCCGTGGAGGCGATGAAGCGGGGAGCGTACGATTATCTGAAAAAACCGTTCAACAACGACGAATTGCTTGTCGTCGTCCGGCGCGCGCTGGAATTTCGCTCGTTGAAGGTCTCCGCCGACATCGCCGGGCGATCGGAGGGCTTTTCCAATGCCAGCGAACGAATGGCCGGGGTTTCGAGGGCATGGCTCGAAACGTTGGAGAAGGCCCGACGTTTCGCCGCCAGCGACTTTCTGATTTTTCTTTATGGCGAAACCGGTTCAGGGAAAGAGGTGCTGGCAAGATTCATTCACGAGAATAGCGCCCGCAGCGACAGGCCCTTTGTGGGAGTCGATTGCGGGATCATCCCCGAAAACCTGGTCGAATCGGAGTTGTTCGGGCATGTGAAGGGGGCATTCACTGGAGCAGACACTACGAAGGAGGGACTGGTTGAGCTCGCGCGGGGCGGGACGCTCTTCGTCGATGAGATCGGCCATATCGATCTCAAATTCCAGCAGAAACTATTGAAGTTTATCGAGACCAAGACCTTTCGCCGGGTGGGCGACACGGCGGAGAGGACGGCGGATGTCCGGATCGTCACGGCGACAAATAAGAATCTTCCGGACGAGGTGGAAGCCGGGAGTTTTCGCGCCGACCTCTGGTATCGGCTGAATGTCATGAAGCTTGACATCCCGCCGCTTCGCGACCGGCCGGGGGATGTCCGGGCGATCGCCCAGCTCTTCCTGCGGAAGCACTCGCAAAAATATCCCGGGAAATTCTTCGCCGTTGACGCGCTGCGGACCCTGGAATCGTATCCATGGCCCGGGAATATCAGGGAGTTGCAGTCGGCCGTTCAGCGGGGTGTGGTCGTCTCGAAAGCGGACAGGATCGAGGCGGAGGATCTCGGAATCGATCCCGCGCGGCCTCCCGGCCGCAGCGCACGGTCTTCATCGGGGGATTCTCTCCTTTCGATGAAAGAGGCCGAAAAGCTCCACCTCTCCAATGTCCTGAGGGCAACGGGCTGGAACATCACGAGAGCCGCAACCGTCCTGAAAATCGGGCGGACGACCCTCCACGCAAAGCTGAAAGAGTACGGTCTCAAGCCGCAAACGTAG
- a CDS encoding sialidase: MSHAVALALVFLIAFLTGGHAQTSPVKIDAETISGLGARNIGSAAMSGRVAAIDAVHEGQRLTVYIGAASGGVWKSVNGGTTYKPVFDKQPVQSIGAITIDPKNPKTVWVGSGEPWTRNSVSIGDGIYKSTDAGENWTNMGLKESERISRILVDSSNTSIVYAAVPGRLWSDGEERGLYKTTDGGKSWSNILKGANSSTGCSSISMAPQHPKTIYAGLWDFRRKGWTFRSGGDSSGVPSGSGLFKTTDGGSSWTELTQKSAAGLPAKPWGRVAVAVAPSKPNVVYAFIEAQPPSNGLYRSDDGGMTWRALDRSQAMIWRPFYFANLIVDPKNEDKIFKPDGSLIVSADGGKSFSNISGGAHGDFHDIWIDPENTDHLIVGDDGGVWYSYDGANNWWKAANLPISQFYHVSVDMDRPYHVYGGLQDNSSWVGESQYPGGITNAQWENMYGGDGFWMFVDPSDPDYLYAEAQGGEIGRVNRKTHEIRNIKPLPHYKEGKLRFNWNTPIHVSPTEKGTIYIGAQFLFRSRDHGQTWDRISPDLSTNDPSKQEQEKSGGVTVDNSAAEMHTTIYAICESPRNPKVVWAGTDDGNLQVTRDGGKSWKNTVHNITGLPSNAWVSSIDAGHFAEGTAYATFDLHTFGDMRPYVYRTTDFGATWSPVVAEGSGVRGYAHVVKEDLVDKDLLFVGTEFGLWVSLDGGRQWAQYKGGDLPDVAVRDLAIHPRDHDLVIATHGRGIWIVDDITPLRSLTPENLSKNVIIIKANPPVQKLSASGGWADGDATYTGPNPPGDASITYYQKKRHIFGDLKIDVLDGKGKVVGTIPSSKRRGLSRVMWSMRMKPPRVPAAATAAFSAGSGPRVLPGTYTVRMIKDKDTYTTALTVLADPRSKHTLKERTEQFDLSMKLYNLLEEMDLSVVRMNKLRRDLDDRASKLGADDVLARALRSASAQTDTYRKKIVATKEGGMITGEERLREYLADLYGSVVDYEGRPSKTQVERTDALGRELADVTHEFEGWMTKELADENPKLTGMKLDPITALTREEWERNTAKR; the protein is encoded by the coding sequence ATGTCTCACGCAGTAGCCCTCGCACTGGTGTTCCTCATCGCCTTCTTGACGGGCGGGCACGCTCAAACTTCTCCAGTAAAGATCGATGCAGAAACAATCTCCGGACTCGGGGCGCGAAACATCGGCTCCGCCGCAATGAGCGGCAGAGTCGCCGCGATCGATGCGGTCCATGAAGGGCAACGCCTCACCGTCTATATCGGGGCCGCGAGCGGCGGCGTCTGGAAATCGGTGAACGGCGGAACCACCTACAAACCGGTGTTCGACAAACAGCCGGTACAATCGATCGGCGCCATCACGATCGACCCCAAAAATCCCAAGACTGTCTGGGTCGGTTCCGGGGAACCCTGGACACGCAACAGCGTTTCCATCGGCGATGGGATCTACAAATCGACCGACGCCGGTGAGAATTGGACGAACATGGGACTCAAAGAATCGGAGCGCATTTCGAGAATTCTTGTCGATTCGTCGAACACCTCAATCGTCTACGCCGCGGTGCCGGGCCGTCTCTGGAGCGACGGCGAGGAGAGGGGACTCTACAAGACCACCGACGGCGGAAAGAGCTGGTCGAACATCCTCAAAGGCGCGAATTCATCGACCGGTTGCTCCTCCATCTCGATGGCGCCGCAGCATCCGAAAACGATCTATGCGGGACTCTGGGATTTCAGGAGAAAGGGGTGGACGTTCCGCTCGGGTGGCGATAGCTCGGGAGTGCCGAGCGGGAGCGGGCTTTTCAAGACAACCGACGGCGGATCGAGCTGGACAGAGCTTACTCAAAAGAGCGCCGCGGGCCTTCCGGCGAAGCCCTGGGGGCGAGTCGCGGTGGCTGTGGCACCCTCCAAGCCGAATGTCGTCTATGCCTTCATCGAGGCCCAGCCGCCGAGCAACGGCCTCTATCGCTCGGACGACGGAGGAATGACCTGGCGGGCGCTTGACCGCAGCCAGGCCATGATCTGGCGCCCCTTTTACTTTGCCAATCTGATCGTCGACCCGAAAAATGAGGATAAGATATTCAAACCGGACGGCTCGCTGATCGTCAGCGCTGACGGGGGAAAGAGCTTCAGCAATATCTCCGGCGGGGCGCACGGGGACTTTCACGACATCTGGATCGATCCCGAGAACACCGACCATCTGATCGTCGGGGATGACGGCGGAGTCTGGTATTCCTACGACGGCGCGAACAACTGGTGGAAAGCCGCAAATCTTCCGATCTCACAATTCTATCACGTCAGTGTCGACATGGACCGGCCTTACCATGTGTACGGCGGGTTGCAGGATAACAGCTCCTGGGTGGGAGAGTCCCAGTATCCCGGCGGAATTACGAACGCCCAGTGGGAAAACATGTACGGCGGCGACGGCTTCTGGATGTTTGTTGATCCCTCCGACCCCGACTATCTGTACGCCGAGGCGCAGGGTGGTGAAATCGGCCGGGTGAACCGCAAGACGCATGAGATCCGCAACATCAAGCCGCTCCCCCATTACAAGGAAGGAAAGCTTCGCTTCAACTGGAACACGCCGATCCATGTGAGTCCGACCGAGAAAGGGACGATCTACATCGGGGCCCAATTCTTGTTCCGCTCGCGCGACCACGGGCAGACGTGGGACCGGATCTCGCCCGATCTGAGCACGAACGACCCCTCCAAACAGGAGCAGGAGAAGTCGGGCGGCGTGACGGTGGACAATTCCGCGGCGGAGATGCACACGACAATTTACGCCATCTGTGAATCGCCCAGGAATCCAAAGGTCGTCTGGGCAGGCACCGACGACGGAAATCTGCAGGTGACCCGGGACGGCGGAAAAAGCTGGAAGAACACGGTCCATAATATCACCGGCCTTCCCTCCAACGCGTGGGTCTCCTCGATCGATGCCGGCCATTTCGCGGAGGGGACAGCCTATGCCACGTTCGACCTCCACACATTCGGAGATATGCGGCCGTACGTCTACAGGACGACCGACTTCGGCGCGACCTGGTCTCCGGTGGTCGCGGAAGGGAGTGGCGTCCGCGGCTATGCGCACGTCGTCAAAGAAGACCTCGTCGATAAGGATCTCCTCTTTGTCGGCACCGAGTTCGGGTTGTGGGTTTCCCTCGACGGCGGCCGGCAGTGGGCGCAGTACAAAGGCGGCGACCTTCCGGATGTCGCAGTCCGCGATCTTGCGATCCATCCCCGGGATCACGATCTCGTCATAGCCACACACGGCCGCGGAATCTGGATCGTGGACGATATCACACCCCTCCGGTCCCTGACCCCGGAGAACCTTTCGAAGAATGTCATAATCATCAAGGCGAATCCCCCGGTGCAGAAGCTTTCAGCGTCCGGGGGGTGGGCCGACGGCGACGCCACCTACACGGGCCCGAACCCGCCCGGCGACGCGAGTATCACGTATTACCAGAAGAAGAGACACATTTTCGGCGACCTGAAGATCGACGTCCTGGACGGAAAGGGGAAGGTTGTCGGCACGATCCCCAGCAGCAAGCGGCGCGGCCTGAGCCGAGTCATGTGGTCGATGCGGATGAAGCCGCCGAGAGTTCCGGCGGCGGCGACCGCCGCATTCAGCGCGGGTTCCGGGCCGCGTGTCCTGCCGGGGACATACACGGTGAGGATGATCAAAGACAAAGATACCTATACCACGGCGCTGACCGTCCTGGCTGACCCGCGGTCGAAGCATACCCTGAAAGAGAGGACGGAGCAGTTTGACCTGTCGATGAAACTCTACAATCTTCTCGAAGAGATGGATCTCTCCGTCGTCCGGATGAATAAGCTCCGCCGGGATCTCGACGACCGGGCCTCGAAACTGGGGGCTGACGACGTATTGGCCCGGGCACTCCGCTCGGCGTCGGCGCAGACCGATACCTACAGAAAAAAAATTGTCGCGACGAAAGAAGGGGGAATGATCACCGGAGAAGAGCGGTTGCGAGAGTATCTGGCCGATCTGTACGGCAGTGTGGTTGACTATGAGGGACGCCCGTCGAAGACCCAGGTGGAGAGGACCGACGCGCTGGGCCGTGAGCTGGCGGATGTGACCCATGAGTTCGAAGGGTGGATGACAAAGGAGCTCGCGGACGAAAACCCCAAACTGACGGGGATGAAGCTCGACCCGATCACAGCCCTGACGCGCGAAGAATGGGAGAGGAACACCGCAAAGAGATAG